Proteins encoded together in one Amphiprion ocellaris isolate individual 3 ecotype Okinawa chromosome 14, ASM2253959v1, whole genome shotgun sequence window:
- the thap12a gene encoding THAP domain containing 12a, with product MQSQCAAPNCTSGKSEVQPLFRFPRDPERSKKWVEKCQRQDLIDKPAEQLYRYYRLCGKHFETSLIDTECESTVLKDDAIPTIFDVPNKPQSGQMKRGKEPIKDNEVESKGRKKVKKSQAETAKEDVQTVSEQDEYEEYLKSLFEVLLLLGEQSIPPPGPAHNKEEGLGSSNFQALLEYRMNCGDEVLKKRYDVNKECCSSEELNQLIEVCEKYIRSKLVEEVKQNSFFSLLTDDLVKISGGWFLPVFLRYVDQSNCQQERFVGFLSFEGHGDALAERLLSEMTDRWGLNMEQCRGQAHSCSATHFSQIKAFASKLMEKYPRAVLTLRATQTLNMSLANSMSLSGVQLVMSTLKKIESFFSQSSLLQQELEHAISIFYPDKEEKANELKEICQTGWTRRDDAFDTAVEILEALLLCVDSVHDNEDMRWDDQVTHDALEISKALADFEFIMALIVLKNVTTLTRAFGKNVQGNATDAHFAAASLKAVLHSLKEVSDNIDVYHEFWSDEAVNLATAMEVPVKVPRSFLRKHQAESGVVRLESYYKEHLSVPVVNHIFREMNEIFSEDHLKTLRCLSLVPAVIEQHKSTEPEEESVQMFNSDIPNAGTLSAELHCWWVKWSKKGKGETLPSSLHETLQLADVKFFPNMLAVLRLIGVLPTLALQDSCDVAYRRFRVYMENTPDTFKSKSLALLNMNYDVGFDLDSLVEIYMKTYPDREEEP from the exons atgcaGAGTCAGTGCGCTGCGCCAAACTGTACCAGCGGAAAATCTGAGGTTCAGCCGCTCTTCCGGTTTCCACGTGATCCCGAAAG GTCCAAGAAGTGGGTTGAAAAATGCCAAAGGCAAGACCTCATAGACAAACCAGCAGAGCAGCTGTACAGATACTACAGACTTTgtggaaaacattttgaaacatcTTTGATTGATACT GAATGTGAGAGCACCGTATTGAAGGATGACGCTATACCAACCATTTTTGATGTGCCAAACAAACCTCAGAGTGGACAGATGAAGCGCGGTAAAGAGCCG ATCAAAGATAATGAAGTGGAGAGTAAAGGGAGGAAAA aaGTCAAAAAGTCTCAAGCAGAGACGGCTAAAGAAGATGTCCAGACAGTATCAGAGCAGGACGAATACGAAGAGTATCTCAAGTCATTATTTGAAGTTCTTCTGCTGTTGGGAGAACAAAGCATTCCTCCTCCAGGGCCTGCTCATAATAAAGAAGAAGGTCTCGGGTCCAGCAACTTTCAGGCATTGCTAGAGTATCGCATGAACTGTGGAGATGAAGTCCTGAAGAAGAGGTACGATGTGAATAAGGAGTGCTGCTCCTCTGAGGAGCTCAATCAGCTGATTGAGGTGTGTGAAAAATACATCCGCAGTAAACTGGTGGAGGAAGTTAAACAAAACAGCTTCTTCTCATTACTTACCGATGATCTGGTGAAGATCTCTGGAGGATGGTTCCTCCCTGTCTTTCTCCGGTACGTGGACCAGTCTAACTGCCAGCAGGAGAGGTTTGTCGGGTTCTTGAGCTTTGAAGGACATGGAGACGCCCTGGCAGAGAGGctgctgtctgaaatgactgacAGATGGGGTTTAAATATGGAACAGTGTAGAGGTCAAGCCCACTCCTGCTCTGCAACACATTTTAGCCAAATAAAAGCATTTGCTTCCAAACTGATGGAGAAGTATCCGAGGGCAGTGCTTACATTGAGGGCTACTCAAACCTTGAACATGTCTTTGGCCAACAGTATGTCTTTGTCAGGAGTTCAGCTTGTCATGTCCACGCTTAAGAAGATCGAGTCTTTCTTCAGTCAGTCCTCTTTGCTGCAGCAGGAGCTTGAGCACGCCATTTCAATTTTCTACCCGGACAAAGAAGAGAAAGCCAATGAACTGAAGGAGATCTGTCAAACCGGCTGGACCAGGAGAGACGATGCATTCGACACGGCAGTGGAAATCTTAGAGgcactgctgctctgtgtggACAGCGTGCATGACAACGAGGACATGAGGTGGGACGATCAAGTCACACACGATGCCTTAGAAATTTCAAAAGCTCTGGCTGATTTTGAGTTCATCATGGCGTTGATTGTGCTCAAGAATGTTACGACGCTTACCCGGGCCTTTGGGAAGAACGTACAAGGTAACGCAACAGATGCTCATTTTGCAGCAGCCAGTTTGAAAGCTGTATTGCACTCCCTGAAAGAAGTGTCTGACAACATTGATGTGTATCACGAGTTCTGGAGCGATGAGGCTGTTAATCTTGCCACTGCCATGGAGGTCCCAGTTAAGGTTCCTCGGTCGTTCTTGAGGAAGCATCAGGCAGAATCTGGAGTCGTTCGGCTGGAGAGCTACTACAAGGAGCACCTGTCTGTTCCTGTAGTGAACCACATCTTCAGAGAAATGAATGAGATCTTCAGTGAGGATCACCTGAAGACTCTGAGATGTCTGTCTCTGGTCCCTGCTGTCATAGAGCAGCACAAGTCCACAGAACCTGAAGAGGAGAGCGTGCAGATGTTTAACAGTGACATCCCCAATGCAGGCACCCTCTCTGCTGAGCTGCACTGTTGGTGGGTTAAATGGAGCAAAAAGGGCAAAGGCGAGACATTGCCATCCAGCCTCCATGAAACACTGCAGCTGGCTGATGTGAAGTTCTTCCCCAACATGCTGGCCGTGCTGAGACTTATTGGCGTCCTGCCTACCTTGGCTCTGCAGGACAGCTGTGATGTGGCGTACAGGCGCTTCAGGGTGTACATGGAGAACACGCCTGacacatttaaatcaaaaagCCTCGCTCTTCTGAACATGAACTACGACGTTGGGTTTGATCTGGATTCACTGGTTGAGATCTACATGAAGACATACCCTGACAGGGAGGAGGAGCCTTAG